Part of the Zingiber officinale cultivar Zhangliang chromosome 6A, Zo_v1.1, whole genome shotgun sequence genome, aatccttgaagctatgAATGGATTCGATCGGCTGTCTCTTGAACCATCTTTGCGCTGAACCAGACAACATAGTGAAAAACAATTGGCATTTGACTCCATCGGTGTACTGGTGGAGTGGGGCCATGTTATCAAGCGTAAGTAAATGATCCTCGGGATCAGTCGATTCTCCATACTCCCCAATCGACAAGGGTTGAAAGTGAGCAGCAGCTGGTCATTAGGATTTCTTGGGAAAATTGTAGATTTACTCGCTTAGGAGAATCATCAGTTTGGGGTGCTTTGCCCTTACGAACATCCCGAGTGGGCACGTTCTCGGAGGACAATCATTGTGTCCTTTCCGCCCATCCATGCTCTTCTAAAGGCGTTCTGAATAACGCTCTGTGGTAGGAGATCGACGCATTGGGCGCTGGTGGTAAGTTAGTTGGTGAAACAGGTGCCTAGTGGAAAGAGTCCATCGGTTGGTGGTTCGACTGGTGCCCAGCGTTGCCCTCCACTCGAGTCCCACGTTCAGCGTGTTGGCCAGTAGCGGACAAGGCCGGGCCATTTAGCGTTTAACAGTCGACTACTATTTCCTGTTGTTGCACCATCTTTGCAGCTCGAACGTTGATCAGCATCTCTAACTTTTTGGGGTTAATGTCATTGTAGTGAGTCATCCAACGTCATTCATCTTCATGTCTCGGATGCAGgtaagattcccacagacgacaccaaataTGATCCTTTCCAAAATCGGGGAAGGAGATGAGCTGAGAATGTGGCTCTGTGGTTGACTCGATGAAGACTCCGCCCTATCCTGCAATACAAAAAATGTTAGTACTGAGCTAAGGAATGGATCctcgacgttggccctccgatgctcaagtcagtgctCGGTTTTAGAGAAGAAAGTAGTGAGTTGTAGCAAATAGCGTGTGCAAATAAGAAGCATCACGGTGCTCGACGAGGGAATGATCCTGTAGATGGAGATCCTCTTTTATAGTGTCGATATTGTGTTGTGCATGTATCTCAAAGTATTAGCACATTCCCAAAGGTTTCCTAAAAAAGGGCAAgccataaaatgcccttgacacaTTTCATTAAATGAGCTCGTCAATCTCTATGACTTAACAGGATGGAAGCTTCTAAAGGACGATTTACCAGTGAAATATTCTCTGTCCTTTCAGGCACAAACTTTCAAAAGAATATGATATGACAGATAGATGGGTCCCATTGTAAGTTGACCGACATCCATTCGACCGGTATACCACCAGCTCAGCCATGCAGAATGCAACTACCAACCAATTCTTCACTCGATCTTCATGTTGTCGAAGAGGCGCGTTGTGTCTGATCGTCCCTTAGGTCCGATCGACAAGGACAGTGGACCAGTTAAATTAGTACTTAACTCCAAACTTCGTTTGTAAGTTGCGGAGGATGGTCGTTCGGACGGTTTGGCCAGCCCTTCACATTCGATCGACACTGCGATGTCGCTCGACCAACCTTGCCTGGTCAATAGTCTCCAGGTCTGTTTGACTCTTCGACTTTGACCCTttacctttgacctccacgtcaatCAATCTTTACTGCTTTGACCTATTTTTCGAGGGACTCATCTTTATCACTGAATCATGGAGGTATAACCatcaattatttatatatatcttttgtcCTAATGAGATACCGAGCTGGTTAGAAAATGACAAATATATTATAACATGATAAGGCATCAATTCTTAACAATAGCATAATCTcgtagaaaaacaaaaaaacgcCCACCCCTAGCTACTTAACAATTGACTATCAACTAACCTTATGAATTTATCTCGAAATATGATGAGCGTGTGGGTGAAGCTAAGCCTTCTACTTTTATCGAAATATGATGAGCGTGTGGGTGACGCTAAGCCTTCTACTTTTTCTGAATTCATCACTTATTAATTATCACTAGCTAGTTATATTGATCGTTTATTTATTGTGACATAAGAAAAAACagatgaatacgttcgcccccTACCCTCGTCAATCTATCCCAGAGTTAAgatggaagaggtaaatcacagacgactactagcctttagaatagtgactagcacaaaAAGAAAGTGTTTACCTAGATTTTATCGAAATTCAATTCAAACCCCAGATCTcattatgacaacacctcatgcactAACCATTAGATCCATTCGAAGGGACTATTGATCGTCTATTTATTGTGGCAAaaagcgaatacgctcgcccccagcgcccctgtcaactcgtcccaaggccaacacggaggaggtaaatcacgggcggctactagcctttggaatagtaactagcacataagggaggtatttacctcgattttACCGAAATTCGAACCCCAAATCTcattatgacaacacctcatgtgctagccactagattcATCCGAGGGACATCTCGGCTACTGATCGTCTATGtatgtggcaaaaaggcgattcgctcgccctcagcgcccccgtcaacctatccctaggccaacacggaggaggtaaatcacgggtggctactagccattattgcaaatggccaagacatggggaaggttatgctcggtcatgtcgagtttcgaccccaagacctcatgtgacaacaccccatgccttaactatcgcaccgccccgagggaaCTACTGATCGTCTATTTATGTGGCAAAAAAGGTGATTTGTTCACCTCCAGtgcccccgtcaatccgtccctaggccaaTACGGATGAagtaaatcatggatgactactaaCTATTAGTATAAATGGCCAAGACATAGGAGATAGTGATCGTCTATTTATGAACAGAGCTACCATTGTCTTTTTTTTTCAATTCAGTCATTAATGATCACTAGAGATACTGATCGTCTATTTATAAACAGGAATCTATAGATTTTGTTGCTCAATTTCTCCCTTTAAAGTATTTGGTCTTCTTTCAGTGACATGCTCGCCTACGGGACGCCGGGACTGTACTCGCCGGCGGAGCTCGGCTCGCCGTCGTCGCAGTCCCTATTTGAGGGGGGCACGACCAGGATCCGGCGGCAAGAGGGGCAGGACTGGTGGGACCCCAGCCACATGTCGACGCACACCGCGTGGAAGCCGTGGCCGCACTGCGGGAGCACCCTCACCCGGTCGCCGTCCATGAACTCCGCGAGGCAGATGGCGCAGAGCTCCGCCAGCTTCttcgcggcggcggcggcgccggCGGAGGAGGAAGAGCCGAACGAGAGCGTGGGCAGCGAGCGGAGGATGCTCTGCGTGATCCCGGGATTGACGGTCCCCGCCCCCGCCAACGGCGCTTGGACGAGCAGGGCGGAGGATTCGGGGGCGGCGACGGCAGGGGATGGCCGGAGGAGTGAGGCGAAGCGGGCGACGAGGGCGAGGCCGACGACGCAGACGAGGGCGCAGAGGAGGGAAGTGATGATCACGATCAGGTCGGTGTCGACGGCGACGGAAGCAGGCGGCTCTGCCGCGGTGAGGTCGCCGGTATACTGGATAATCCTCAACGGAGATGTCATCGAcagataagaagaagagaaggagaaaggagAGTTCAGTTTATTGGCTTGAAAGGAGGGAATTGCGTAATTAATATAAGACGGTTGGTAGTGCTGTAGTGCAAATGCACTATTATTAAAGTTTAAAAcaaaatgataattttaaaattatcaacttGGGTTGGAAAGCTTGTAATGCTCCCTCTTTTGATGGACCAAATCAAGCTCGATTATTATAAGTTAAAGTAATAATATGCAGCCAAATGTGATAGATAGTTTCCCATTATATGTGTAATGGGCATTTTTCATGCAAGGGAATGACTGGTTGATCAAGAATCCgacaaaaaaaaatgtatatTATGTGATTTCCTTTTCTccataacataaataaataaaagaaataatgacTTTCAATTTTAAGTCtgaaatttgtttttaaaatttatttttaatttttcttgcgTGGCATAATGTTTTATGTTTGATTTTTCTATCAGAGCAATCTATTATATTCTATGAtttcagaagaagaagaataaataaaatactaaaatgaaatctttcattttaaaacTTCCTTCGTCTTGCATTTATATATAGTTTCTGATTGAGATTATCAGATGTGATGCATGGATCCTCAGTCTCAAGCTATTCATGGTGTTTGAATTTTCACTCAGAATAAAAGTTAAAAATTAGTTCAGTAAGATTTTATCATTGGATTTAAAGTATTATTAATTTTTCCACTGTCATTTTTTATCAAACATGTGGATGTATGCTGATAAAAGATACATAAATTGTTCCTTACCTTGAGACTACCCAAAGGTAGGAATTTGaagatttatatattattttgaaaCTTCATCTTACCCATTCATTTGATTCTCTTTTTCCATTTTAAGAAAATCTTTTGTAGTTGTTATATCGTGCATTTTCTGATGAAAAATTTTAGCCTAAAACTTCATCTTTTCTTCATTTACCTTTGTTTTTTCCTCCAGTAACAATAAATTGTCTTTCTTTTAACTACTTTAATTTCCAAGGTGGTGCCTTTTGTTTGCATGTTTCAGGGGTCCTTTTTGGCCCTGCCTTGTTTTAAAATTGTTGTTTGTTTTCtgcattttcaatatttttttataagattgtaaataaactaaatatctataaaaaatttgatatttgatttaataaaaatttatttacgttagtttaatataaataaaattaattaaataaaaaacaacTCATTTAACTAAATAAACAaactagaatatatatatatatatatatatatatatatatatatatatatatgatcctgtccaaacgttgaatcaacgaacgctgggcacgtggtgctctccaaaCTGCTGATGTAGATCTTCGACCGATCGtgcggacctccggcgaacctgcaaagaaatcgggtcgggaaggggttcccggcgacgatcctccgacgctcaagtcagacaagtggacaacaaagtggtggcttcgaatatcaaagaacgcgtacctccggcgaagtgtaaggctccttatatagagctgtagaggggctcatgcacacataccgagacgaatacgtgtcctcagctcatacctcagtatgggcttgtcagaaaagcttacctgacaccatactgttacagtccgagcacagctctgatgggacagcggaactctgtcataagatcctgcatATGGCCTGAtcgtcgaacatacccgctgtcagaagatgttcccttgtccttttctccttttacgccatgccgagcgtccggctGGCCGGCAGTTctctcacgtccggccggtcgtaagtgctggtccgctcgggagattcccggtcgtgtaCTCTGTGGATTGTTCacagtgttgctactttatgtctttggccgagcgggCTCCCCGATCAGCCCAGCTACCCTGttccccatgagcgtcggaaccccgactccccgccaGGGTGTCTTTCAACCTTGCCGGCCACCCCAatctttatccgctcggccaagcctctggttgaccttttgcctttcaacctccacgtggcgttgaccctgCTTAGGGGGGGGGGccctccttactgccggatcacttgcctccccttcaagtctagtcgaaggaggcgattagtccgactgactggaccattagTTGGGCCGAGCGGCGCACTGAAACTACCATCCGCATGGAAATAAGGGGCAGCTGAAATGCCAGTCAACGTCAACATTCCTCAGCATCTCTTCGAAGtttccgccaatctccatcattaaggtcgagcacgcgctcattaaatgcattccagtggctgaatgccacgtggcggtgctgccgtcattatacggcggcggcgtggtgttcTGATGGGATCGAGGTGGTTCGAAATGAAAGGCGCGATGCGTGCTCTGATTTtcgcgacctggatccgacggtgggggccgctcgggctccaccctataaaagctTCGCTTTTCTTCCTTCGCCGCATTCTTGCTCTTGCGTGCCTCACAGTTTCTCGCTCTCAGTTCTCCGGCGACCCAGCTCCTCTGCTCTCCGACGATCTTCGGTAGTCTTCCttcgatcctcctcttcgttATAAGGTTCTCCTATTTTCTCTCCTTGGTTCTggtgttttctttgcatttctttcccaagttttcgtcctcggggtactgtttcgttgccatcttcttccttttatcctctttcgtcttttttgatttcgtccactcggacaatggctagctcttccgagccacaagaccaagccctcgtcccatggtataccaccatggagtcgcgcttcgatcggcgcgacaccGACATTCTGATAGatagttttgacatcccctccgaccttgaaatcatcctacccacagattccgctcggccacacaaaccgccgcgcggagctttttgtgttttccacgaccagtttacagccggtctgcgatttccgatccatcccttctttgtagaagtttgcaactttttcggcattccgctctgAAGTCTAGTCCCCAATACCATCCACCTcctatgcggcgttgtcgtcttattcaagatccataacattcccctccgaccggaggtcttctattatttctattaccctaaacagtccgagccgaATACTTACATgctccaggctcggcccggcttggttttcttcaataaacttccttcttccaataagcattggaaagaattttacttttatattcgccttcccgagcgggctcccttccgaacccaatggcaggtcagccatcctctctccccagaactcaaaaggttcaagacccggccggattatctccacgccgccaacatgctcgccggtctgcggtttgacatcaacaaattcctcCCAGAAGGagttatgtacatattcggcttgagtccgatcagaacccccctcccgagcggcttcggtaagaattttgcttgtaCCTTTgccttaattgctaactgattttctcctttttcccttGCAACtaatattgtcatggagtcggtgatggctggtattttgaagaggaaggcggcggcgctcgaagccgcggcggctaaagaaatggagacgctcggcatccagccggtcggctctaatgaGGGGGAGAGCGGGACcaatgctggggagtcggccgctcaggcttctcttccAGAGCAAGCGGCTGGCGCAACTGCAAGTcgagagccttccgctcgggaggagggctCGGCGCAAGAGGAAGAGCGCCCCCTCCGACAAAAAAGACGCCCGGCGGAAAcgccactccgctcggctacTTCAGCGATCCATCCATCCGAACGGGTCACCGCCGCTTCTCGAGGCAAAGATCCAGAGatcgaggcgatttcgtccgatcgaACTCCCTCCCAACTTGACGCGTCTGCGGACCCTCTTGAGGTcgttccagtcagcgtccttccgcccgctccccgccaaGTCCATCGTTCTAtaattttgtcccagttttcttcgccggcttccgctccttctccggcttccgcccagacgacccccggtcggcgccgcaccgTCTGAGTCTCACTTCACCTCCCGACCGAAGAATTGCTGCCCGAGGCCGATCGacccaccgcgcccgagcacatgatcacaatgaaggggcccttagctgAAATGTGGGTCGGCGCTCGGGCGCGTGTGGcgatgattccactcagcaacttggccaatagccacatgcaacaggccaccggggtaagtgCATTTTCTCAAGTCCTTTACACATTATTTCCGATCGGCTACTaacaatttttcttttgtcaaagatgagtggaggagattgctgtctccaaccgtCTGGCGATGGTGGATGAAGAATTGAGGAGATTGAAGGCTACGGGCGGTCCGccccggctcccaaggcccttcttACTCTGAGCTatagaaagagctcaagaaggcccaaaacttgttggcggccgagcagaagaagacggctgATCAGGCCCACgctttggccgagctcgagcggcaagttaagacgctcgaccaaaaaataaacctggccaccactcggaaaaacacggccatctccgatctggagaaaaagaatgtcgaagctcggggattggagcagaaagtaaaggagTTGATAGAACAACTGGCCAACGAGAAGATTGCCCGCTCGGATGAGGTGAAGAAGCTCGAAGCCTCTTTGCAAGAACATCAGACGGTTGCCGAACCTTCCCGGGCGGCtctcaaagaataccaagaggctGAGCCAAGTCGGGTCGCTgccctgagacagaattacatccgttcggccgaattttcggagaaagtttgcgagcggatgtacatggcCTTTGAACTTGCCATGAATGCCACGACAGAATATCTGAAGTCCAAAGGGTAACTTCCCGATTCTGCCGTCATCCCCTCTCAGGATCAGGCAACACTCCTCAacaacatcccgaaggatctCTACGACTATTTAGAATAGAAGTTTATATGTAATCTAGCCGCTCAGCTAAAAACGATCACTTTTTTGTAATTCAGGCGCTCGGCCTTAATGTCTTAAATGTTATCCTTCCGCTTGCCTTTTCGCTTATTAATCAGTATGCATGCTGGCCGCTCGGATTTCCAACTACCGTTCGTATTCCCTTAATTCTCCTTGTCATTCGCCTTTCCTCCCACCTTTCTcgtgttcgaaagggatttttacgaagtcTTTTGGGTAGCTAGTCCGCTCGGATGAATATATCCTGTTTTGCAAATGGGATTTCCGCCGGACATTTACGAAGTGCTTTTGGTTAGTTGACCGATCGGCCAAATTGACTTACAAAGTCCCTCTTTATGTcttcttccggtcggagggtttatagtcgccggctcgactctcgatttttaacgtcggagctcaatggtcttccgctcggagggtttatagtcgccggctcgactctcgatttttaacgtcggagctcgacggtcttccgctcggaggatttataatcgccggtgcgactctcgatttttaacgtcggagctcgacggtcttccgctcggagggtttatagtcgccggctcgactctcgatttttaacgtcggagctcgacggtcttccgctcggagggtttatagtcgccggctcgactctcgatttttaacgtcggagctcgacggccttccgctcggagggtttatagtcgccggctcgactctcgatttttaacgtcggagctcgacggtcttccgctcggagggtttatagtcgccggctcgactctcgatttttaacgtcggagctcgacggccttccgctcggacgtttatagtcgccggctcgactctcgatttttaacgtcggagctcgacggtcttccgctcggggggtttatagtcgccggctcgactctcgatttttaacgtcggagctcgacggtcttccgctcggggggtttatagtcgccggctcgactctcgatttttaacgtcgccggctcgactctcgatttttaacgtcggagctcgacggtcttccgctcagggggtttatagtcgccggctcgactctcgatttttaacgtcgccggctcgactctcgatttttaacgtcggagctcgacggtcttccgctcggggggtttataatcgccggctcgacactcgatttttaacgtcggagctcgacggtcttccgctcggggggtttatagtcgccggctcgactctcgatttttaacgtcgaagctcgacggtcttccgctcggagggtttatagtcgccggcgcgaccctcgatttttaacgttggagctcgacggtcttccgctcggagggtttatagtcgccggctcgactttcgatttttaacgtcggagctcgacggtcttccgctcggagggtttatagtcgccggctcgactatcaatttttaacatcggagctcgatggtcttctgctcggagggtttatagtcgccggctcgactctcgatttttaacgttggagctcgacggtcttctgctcggagggtttatagtcgccggctcgactcccgatttttaacgtcggagctcgacggtcttccgctcggagggtttatagtcgccggctcgactctcgatttttaacgtcggagctcaacggtcttccgctcggagggtttatagtcgccgactcgactctcgatttttaacatcggagctcgacggcctctagggctaattttaacacttccgttcggcgaagatatttgccatcttttatcattttgcttcctgcattacatgGACATGGACgaccaaaatatatataaaattacatttagcgcacctctcacccagctcgatacggctggagatgattcgcgctccatggtcgatccagccgccgtccgtcttcatcctccaaataataagcacccgagcggagcttctcgatgactttgaaggggcctgcccagggagtctccagcttgccaacgtctccGACTgcctttactttcttccagacaaggtcgccaacctggaatgctctggggattacgtgccggttgtagttttgcttcatccgttgtcggtacgccatcagccggacggacgccttggctcgctcttcgtcgaccaaatccagctccatgttcctccgctcggcgttatcatcatcataattctggatccggacggactggacgccgacttcgacaagaataaccgcttcgccgccatacaccaaatggaaaggcgtgacgcccattccttcctttggggtcgtgcggatggcccataagacgcctggcagctcgttcacccagcttcctcccatgtggtccagTCGGGCtcgaagaattctaaggatttctctgttggttacttccgcttagCCGTTGCTTTGTgtatacgccacggaagtgaagtgttgttcaataccataacttttgcaccaatcttctagcagctTCCCTGTGAACTGTCGTCCATTATCAGATACGAGCCGACGAGGAATGTCGAAAcgacaaattatatgctgccagataaacttcttgaccatctgctcggtgatcttggctagtggctcggcctccacccatttggaaaaatagtcgacagccactagtagaaacttccgctgaccgatcgccataggaaatggacccacaatatccattccccactggtcgaacggacaggatacggtagttgctttcatttcctccgccggtcggtgggagtagttgtgatacttctggcaagaaaggcacgtcgcgaaggTCCgggcggcgtctgcttgcaaggttggccagaagtatccggccaacaggatcttcttagccaacgatcgtccgcccggatgccctccgcacgatccttgatgcacttcttggaggatgtacgccgagctcacacatttcaacagcggacgggagaaagccttcttgtagagttggtctccaatgagcgtgaaccgaccggctctcctccttaattgctgggttgcttcccgatcggatggtgttgccccCGACCGAAGAAATTCtatgatggttgtcctccaatcgcttggaaactcgaggccctccatccggtcgacgtgcgccaccaaagatacttgttcaattggctgctggatgacgaccgacgttattgaacttgcgagtttggctaactcatctgccgcctggttttccgctcggggtatcttctggataatgacttctctgaaattggccttgagcttttcgaaggcttcagcgtagagtttgagtcgagcgttgttaatctcaaaagtgtcagagagctgctgagcggccaaatgagaatctgaatgcagcgtcacccgtccggcccccacatgtcgggcggcttgtaagccggctataagggcctcatactccgcttcgttgtttgtagctctgtaattcagccggacggataaatgcatcttttcttcttgaggagagagtaatagtacgccgatcccgcttccgagcggagtggacgatccgtccacaaatattttccacatagcttcgggctctggcctttgcacttcggtgataaaatctgccaaggactgcgcctttatcgctgagcggggttgatactatactgaatatcaaattcgctcaactccgttgtccatttgatgagc contains:
- the LOC121994283 gene encoding RING-H2 finger protein ATL80-like, whose product is MTSPLRIIQYTGDLTAAEPPASVAVDTDLIVIITSLLCALVCVVGLALVARFASLLRPSPAVAAPESSALLVQAPLAGAGTVNPGITQSILRSLPTLSFGSSSSAGAAAAAKKLAELCAICLAEFMDGDRVRVLPQCGHGFHAVCVDMWLGSHQSCPSCRRILVVPPSNRDCDDGEPSSAGEYSPGVP